The Entelurus aequoreus isolate RoL-2023_Sb linkage group LG04, RoL_Eaeq_v1.1, whole genome shotgun sequence nucleotide sequence ggaTCCCGCAGCCCCAACCTTAGTTAGTGTAgcaaaatgtcacagtgaaccacgTGAGATGCGGCCAAAACATCCTGTCTTACTTGCTGGCATTACCTATAGCTAGAGTTCAACATAACTTATTTTTTCAAGCATGAAGGATAGTGCTGAAAAGAAGGGATGATatttactgaaaaaaataaaaataaataattaacacCATAAGTGACTGAGCGTGTCGGAAAAACATGGCAAAGCAATTTGGGCGCATATtattgctagtctgcaccattctGAAGCAAGGAACGCCAGCAAagtatgttaaaataatatctagacggtagacatttatccatgaaaaaatGGAAGATCTGCTCATGGTGTGTTTGAcgcagaagcagctggaaggagataccgtttAAGTCCATTCTCCAAGATAAATACTgtccattattattacattacttcataaaaataaTTTAGTTGTTCGGAGTACATTatactgtattgtttttattaaggctgaaacgacgcgtcgacgtagtcgacgtcatcgcttacgtaaatacgtcgacgccgtttttgtgcgtcgacgcgtcgcatatttacgtcacactaccgtcatggcggaccgcaaagcagacgatcaaagcagacgatgcgagcggtgcaagcgaggggggaaaagcatgccaaaagtggtcaaaagtgtgggagtatttcaataaacggcctaataatgttgttgtatgcacactgtgtcgagcggaaatggcctatcatagcagcacaacgtcaatgaacgaacatttgaaaagaaaaccatcaactagtcaatcgtccgcgcgagcatacgttgtcatcattacacaaaaacatgaatgtgtcatttgtatctgctaggggtgtaacggtacgtgttttgtattgaaccgtttcggtacggggctttcggttcggcacgggggtgtaccgaacgagtttctaagctaaagctaactttagctgctaaagtcttaacaagctgcttcgctcctctgcgtctgtctcagcacgcagcattgtcccacccacacaaccacctgattggtacacacgcagcattgtcccacccacacaaccacctgattggtacacacgcagcattgtcccacccacacaaccatctgattggtacgcacgcagcattgtcccacccacacaaccatctgattggtacacacgcagcattgtcccacccacacaaccatctgattggtacacacgcagcattgtcccacccacacaaccatctgattggtacacacgaagcattatcagccaatcagcagtgtgtattcagagcgcatgtagtcagcgcttcagcgtggagcagataggtgtttagcaggtgagcatcaggcagcggactctccccaaaggataataaacacctcccagtcaactactagtaacatcactatgagcccgttgaccttctagaaatataaactgcagctcagctcactcgcagtcctggcttgaggtgaaggctaattacctctcgttccagccacatcgaccccttctgagcgcctattttcagctgctgggaatattgtaaacaagaaaagaaccaaacatgtacacatgctaacctttcttcattacaactgttagtcactcactggaatgagtagaattggttattgtgtactgtgttggactggatgtttattttgcacattttaaaagcaatacttaatgtttacagtgctccagaatatttagattggcacttttttgtattggatgtttatctttatttttgcacattttagcaaataagcaatactttcacttttgaaatgcttatactattgcagaatattaagatttgcactggatgttgacttttatatttgcacattaaaaagcaaataagctacttttaattttgttaaatgttaaaagttttaaatgtttacattgttacagaatatttagtcatgttgttgtcaatgttgactgagtggccatacttctttttttttgtaaataaaagccatgccttttgaaaaaacgggcctacatttattttttcatcttcattttgaataaaaaaaataatcggtaaaaggaaaaataatctatagattaatcgaaaaaatattctatagattaaccgattaatcgaaaaaataatctatagattaatcgatagaaaaataatcgttagctgcagccttagtttttatacaatatttctaatgtgaaagtttttttttctttttaaaagacatgttcCAAGGATGTTTTGGAAGGGCCAAGCaccgattaaaggcctactgaaatgatttttttttatttaaacggggatagcagatctattctatgtgtcatacttgatcatttcgcgatattgccatatttttgctgaaaggatttagtatagaacaacgacgataaagattgcaacttttggtatctgataaaaaaaaaggcttgcccctaccggaagtagcgtgacgtagtcagttgaacatatacgcaaagttccctattgtttacaatgatggccgcatgaagtgagagagattcggaccgagaaagcgacaatttccccattaatttgagcgaggatgaaagatttgtggatgagtaaagtgcaagtgaaggactagtggggagttgaagctattcagatagggaagatgctgtgagagccgggggtgacctgatattcagctgggaatgactacaacagtaaataaacacaagacatatatatactctattagccacaacacaaccaggcttatatttaacatgccacaaattaatcctgcataaaaacacctgcgtgtttgttatgctagctcctctgctagctcctagctccatagaacacgccaatacaattcaaacacctgatcaacacacacaatcactcagcccaaaagaccgttcacctaacccaaggttcataaagcttatatatttttaaaaagttacgtacgtgacgcgcacgtacggtacggtacgtgttatgctagctcctagctcctatgctagctcctagctccatagaacacgccaatacaattcaaacacctgatcaacacacacaatcactcagcccaaaagaccgttcacctaacccaaggttcataaagcttatatatttaaaaaaagttacgtacatacgcaaaaaaaagttgcgcacatacggtcaagcgatcaaatgtttagaagccaaagctgcatactcacagtagcacgtctgcgtctttgtcatccaaatcaaagtaatcctggtaagagtctgtgttgtcccagttctctacaggcgtctgtgtatcgaagtcaaaagtcctcctggttagagtctctgttatccgagttcttccatcttgactgcatctttcgggaatgtaaacaaagaagcgccggctgtgtactgttgtggctgactacgttcgaaaaatacgtccatttcgcaccgacaactttcttctttgcttgctcagcttccttctccataatgcaatgaacatgattgaaacagattcacgaacacagatgtccagaatactgtggaattatgaaatgaaaacagagctttttcgtattggcttcgatgtggaaggcatacccgtgttcgccggtctacgtcacgcgcatacgtcatcctcagaggcgtttcgaaccggaagtttagcggcaaatttaaaatgtcactttataagttaacccggccgtattggcatgtgttataatgttaagatttcatcattgatatataaactatcagactgcgtggtcggtagtagtgggtttcagtaggcctttaaattgattttaattagaCAAAGTGTTTTGAATAAGGAGCTCAGTCACTGAACCAATTGAGCTGGTAAGTGTTGGTACTACTGTGTATATGAAAATAGAGAAGTATGAAAGAAaactagggcagcacggtggaagaggggttagtgcgtctgcctcacaatacgaaggtcctgagtagtcatgagttcaatcccggcctcgggatctttctgtgtggagtttgcctgtcctccccgtgactgcgtgggttccctccgggtactccggcttcctcccacctccaaagacatgcacctggggataggttgattggcaacactaaattggccgtagtgtgtgaatgtgagtgtgaatgttgtccgtctatctgtgtaagccctgcgatgaggtggcgacttgtccagggtgtaccccgccttccgcccgattgtagctgagataggctccagcgccccccgcgaccccgaagggaataagcggtagaaaatggatggatggatggatggaaaggaaACTAGCAGGTGTAGTTTGCTCTTTGTTGAAATTAATTTGAAATCCAACCAATTGCAAGGGTTGGACAGATTATTTGAGTTTTAAGAATCCACTGTTTCGAGTTGTGTTTCTATCAGGTCCAAGGACCTTCAAGGTGTCTCCATACGCTCAGTCAATGATCCAACCAGCACCTGCCCAGTGATCTCATCAAGTGCTTTGACCAATAGGTTGGAGGCACAGTCCATGACCCTGCTAACTGCAAGACTACCTTTTAGATTAGTAGTGAAGGACAGCAGGAAGCCATCCCAATCTCAGGGCCAAGGCGCAAACGCCTGGACTCTCCGAGCAGGACAGTCCGGTAAAGACCAGATGTGGATACCATGCAGGGGCAGGGATCAGGCCGGGATGGAGGTTTGGGAAGGAGGTCAAGATACCTGGAGCGCAGGATGGGATCTTGGAAGACCAGAACAGACTTGGGACTGCAAGAGTAATGAAGATGTATGGAGAAGCAAAAACAGAACGAATGTGTGGCATCCTGGTAAGTATTCAATTTCCTTTCTTGGCTTGTAGAAGATGATGTTGATGTACGAAGCTgagaggaaataaccaaaatattgtTTCACTGTTCTTGGACCAGAAGTTTCCATGGTTCAGTCTATTGAGGAACACAAGCCACCTACAATCTCCACCAAGAAGGAGCCTCCCATCTACGCTCCAGGTGTCCAACATCtccattttggggaaaaaaactgttcgGATTCTGTTTTATTATATTACTCTTGAAATGTTGGACCCTCACAGGAAGCCAAGAAGAGGGCTGGCAGCTCCAGATTGTCGCCATAGGCAGAGTGACGTGTCCCAAATGTAGAAGTGTGAGCCGGAAGACTGTGGAAGGCTTGAAGAAGCACATGGAGAACTGCAGACTGGTCAACAATGATCCTTTTAACTACAAGTTTGTTAGGAAGATCTTGATAATTGACTTGCTTGTGTTGTGTGCAGCAACCCTTCACATGCCTGCACTGTGGGAAGCAGCTGATGTCCTCCACAGGGATGAAGTATCACATCATAGCCAACCACAGCTTCCTGGTGAGCGCCGCGAGGGGGTAAAAATGTCTGGGGTCATTTTTGCATATTGTTGATGTGTTTTTAATCTGCCAATAGCCATCAGCAGATGACACTAAGGACCTGGATGACCGCACTATTAAAGACAAGCTGCGTAAAatcctgaagaagttgggcaaGTTGAAGTGCTCCAAAGAGGTGACCTGATGCTACATTCCAGATTGCTGGGATGTAGGAAATACAAAGTCTGATTCATAGCGCTCTACTCAAACGTAAACATAAAACATGGCTGACTACCATGATAAGCTTAGTTGTCAACAACGATAAATGAATGACAATCAGTTTCTACCAGTTTCCTGCAATGCAGCATGAGCGACATGTTTGCAGGGCTGCAGGGCGGCTTTCACCAGCATTATGGGATATTTGTACCACATGAAGAAGTGCGGCAAGCAGGAGGCGGAGCTAGAGAAGATGCGGCTCAGTTGCTCCCACTGTGGGAAAACCTACAAGTCCAAATCGGGCCTGGAGTACCACCTCAAGTCTGAGCACGCCCCAGTGAGTGCACTGCACTTTTCTGCTTCGGCGGCTAGCATCTCAAGCAGAAGGTCGTTCCTGTCATGCAGACTGCTGAGAACAGCGAGGAAAACGTGGTGCTGAAGGTCCGAAAGGAAGCAGACCCGGAGAGGATGCCCAGCGGCAGATTACAGCGGGCTTCTGCACTGGTGGCCAACTTTCACCTGGCGGAGATCGCCAGCAATGAGCCGCACAAAGATTGGCCCAAGAGGAAATTTCAGTCAGACTTGGTGCCTGAAGACAAAAAGGCAAGACTTTAATCAATCACCAATAAGGCATATAAGTGATTGCTCTCACCTCATGTCCCCACAGTTAAAATACTTTCGACCCAGCCTGCCCGCCTTCAGCCAGGAGGTGCTGAAGAAGTGGAAGGACGAGTTGAAGCTGCACAGGAAGGTCCAATGTCCCAACCAGGTTGGACGCCAGCATACTTCCTTTAAAAAACGGCCATCCTTTATTTCTATCCCCGGTGAAGCCAAAGGAGTGTTCCATCTGTGTCAGTGTGTCCTCTGTGTTTCAGGGCTGTGGCTGCACCTACACCAGCGTGTCAGGACTAAAGGCTCATCTGGGACTGTGCCCAATGGTACGTCACTTGTATCaacctaataaatatatacagtggaCCCTGCTAAGTCAGTCCCACTGATGTCGCCAAGATCCGTCCCACTATGTTATtattaggggtgtcctgatacaactttttcactttcaataccataccgatattggagccttgagaccTGGCCGATAATAATCTGATATGATGTCAGCACAAACAATagcacatacttttattattttgtagtgttgaATGATATAAAATGCTTGATCAAATGAATGGTaggtaaaaaaaacatgcatacaTACCACTTTATTAACTGGAGACTTACATGACATAAATTGAAGtgttttggttgttgtttttggtgacacctagtggtcacaaaacTCATGAAGCAATAATTTGAGCTATGCAGACACGttagttactggatactttctaatacgcttctgccttggagactttgtactgTATGTAAAAGTAACATGCAACAATAATTATTAGAAATGTTTTTATATTGACAAgagtgctgttttagactgcaatattgttcagttaaggacacttattactacGTCCATCTTGGGTgctgttgtgtgcttagctgttgtgtagctgctagctcctagagtATCCTACAGCCTACCATATAGCCTACTAGTCATTTACCTTTTGCAAATGACTGGactaaaataaaagaaaaaaactacagggggcctgatttactaagatccaaataccacacgcaAGACAgcatgtgcaaaaaataaaatagcgtgtactatgagtggacgtgttgcgtgtgatctactaacactgcttGTGCAATTGAACAGTGGTGCAGagaccaccttatttaaatgaggattttgcagcATACATGGCTTTTACCATGGAGACTAT carries:
- the LOC133648587 gene encoding zinc finger protein 512-like, whose product is MKRTPVRRRSKDLQGVSIRSVNDPTSTCPVISSSALTNRLEAQSMTLLTARLPFRLVVKDSRKPSQSQGQGANAWTLRAGQSGKDQMWIPCRGRDQAGMEVWEGGQDTWSAGWDLGRPEQTWDCKSNEDVWRSKNRTNVWHPEVSMVQSIEEHKPPTISTKKEPPIYAPGSQEEGWQLQIVAIGRVTCPKCRSVSRKTVEGLKKHMENCRLQPFTCLHCGKQLMSSTGMKYHIIANHSFLPSADDTKDLDDRTIKDKLRKILKKLGKLKCSKEGCRAAFTSIMGYLYHMKKCGKQEAELEKMRLSCSHCGKTYKSKSGLEYHLKSEHAPTAENSEENVVLKVRKEADPERMPSGRLQRASALVANFHLAEIASNEPHKDWPKRKFQSDLVPEDKKLKYFRPSLPAFSQEVLKKWKDELKLHRKVQCPNQGCGCTYTSVSGLKAHLGLCPMGDVDAGEYKCLICSKEFKSESGVKYHINSTHSQDWFVTNKKASKKFEKFLKRQSKESFQKTEKQITNAHHHHHHLRSHHHHHHHQFHQMQALHLDYQCVLPLAETHSEKLVLHYAPLEPPPGPLWVDMDRRGEQAPIEMEDDA